In one window of Littorina saxatilis isolate snail1 linkage group LG11, US_GU_Lsax_2.0, whole genome shotgun sequence DNA:
- the LOC138980792 gene encoding F-box only protein 16-like: protein MTMIAKNRIKSAWTPLSNEEANNRIFEERRGLVSKWYQNWSDKQRRRVLEDLLTHSRRRQLELARDIVHDRVPPPRSDFTRVLPRVISLYIFSFLDPTSLSRASQVRWKWGVYGFI, encoded by the exons ATGACGATGATTGCCAAAAATCGCATCAAGAGTGCGTGGACTCCTCTGAGCAACGAAGAAGCAAACAACAGA ATATTTGAGGAGCGAAGGGGTCTTGTCAGCAAATGG TACCAGAACTGGAGCGACAAACAAAGAAGGCGCGTCCTGGAAGATCTCCTGACTCACAGCAGACGTCGTCAGTTGGAGTTGGCTCGAGACATTGTGCACGACCGCGTCCCTCCGCCCAGATCGGACTTCACTCGTGTGCTGCCAAGAGTCATCTCCCTTTATATCTTCTCCTTTTTGGATCCTACGAGTCTGAGTCGAGCTTCACAGGTTAGGTGGAAATGGGGTGTATACGGTT